A region of Liolophura sinensis isolate JHLJ2023 chromosome 8, CUHK_Ljap_v2, whole genome shotgun sequence DNA encodes the following proteins:
- the LOC135473330 gene encoding uncharacterized protein LOC135473330 — MFWPKLLWFVCTLIFCTLGNNANAKEKKTLSIDKSRTIDSMMTGLLDCGEQGAIPGMALSVVHKGRVLLSRGYGITDMKHPRPVTEKTLFGIGPVTQTFTSTLLAKLLHEHPRFTLTTPLSKVIPGKFRFRDKVRTSQASSEDLLGQRMGLVRHNYMVFQDFISRKRLKFKMRYIRGAGKFRESYITSDIMYSLAAYVTEKLSNASWEELVARELFRPLKMSKSTFFSSLRPDNRNLATAYYPDSSNGQRELSLRYFQEATKLGGAQSIVSNAVDMAKWMLFHLSSGRNKKGRVVVPSDVLERTYMPVQKNSPSSREFRQPHTPEEWRDDGISLGWTNGSYREFNVLSSTKAHLSLARGYEARMTLYPSQQLGIFTAFTGKQLSYSAQSALHAAIADIILDQNTWLNTSTICSFPAPWVLVPKEIKRPQPNDQPRQSNLYKSFHGVYYNEIYGRIIVFQNTTIGGLQMQYGPIRSALRPMSSKPVFHAQGEGDFWLFKVTVTFHFIPGKAAFMTIPEFVPNSPTNPIRFKLTNTKIPNEYLQSVQTSTSSAPSVSNERITQGGKTQPTQTPSVGSTQLTTERLLVTERSSTEEGQTVSTLGTSKASAITSTSDIPRSGSMSYATLPEITKEFPHKDTSATSSESLYPATSKVTSFSTSEVSTSEPITQTIPQTQFTEFSSESSLPQTSSVSTSSTTDSDVTKSSLGLDDVTSLSAHGVDTVSPPTSYTDDITQSSERSTDITNWALNPDGMTVSSAKEDGVNWASAGLPHSTPEYKTSDVKNSKSSPKDKNVVNTRNNGCGSRTFTLTSSVGCIMIYIIVIYVKL; from the exons ATGTTTTGGCCAAAGTTGCTGTGGTTCGTTTGCACCCTAATATTTTGTACGTTGGGTAACAATGCCAACGCCAAAGAGAAGAAGACTTTGTCGATCGACAAAAGCCGTACGATTGATTCCATGATGACGGGATTGTTGGATTGTGGAGAACAGGGTGCCATCCCAGGCATGGCCCTGTCTGTAGTCCACAAAGGGCGTGTCTTGTTATCCCGGGGGTACGGAATCACCGACATGAAGCATCCAAGACCCGTTACGGAGAAAACCCTGTTTGGCATCGGACCAGTTACCCAAACTTTCACTTCAACTTTGCTGGCGAAACTTTTACATGAGCATCCTCG ATTTACCTTAACAACGCCTTTAAGCAAAGTTATCCCAGGCAAATTTCGTTTCCGTGACAAAGTGCGAACGTCTCAGGCCAGCTCGGAGGACCTTTTGGGCCAGAGGATGGGGCTAGTGCGTCATAATTACATGGTGTTCCAGGATTTTATCTCCAGAAAGCGGTTGAAATT TAAGATGCGCTACATCAGAGGGGCCGGCAAATTTCGGGAGAGTTACATCACCAGCGACATCATGTACAGTTTGGCCGCCTACGTCACTGAGAAACTATCGAATGCCTCGTGGGAGGAGCTTGTTGCCAGGGAACTCTTTCGCCCACTTAAAATGTCCAAATCTACTTTCTTCAGTTCTCTTCGCCCTGACAACCGTAACTTAGCAACGGCGTATTACCCGGACAGCAGTAATGGACAGAGGGAACTGAGTCTGCGGTACTTCCA AGAGGCAACTAAACTAGGTGGGGCTCAGTCTATAGTCAGTAACGCCGTTGACATGGCCAAGTGGATGCTCTTCCACCTATCGAGTGGTCGGAACAAGAAGGGCAGGGTGGTGGTGCCCAGTGATGTGCTGGAGAGGACGTACATGCCTGTCCAGAAAAACTCTCCTTCGTCGCGGGAATTCCGGCAACCGCACACCCCCGAAGAGTGGAGAGATGACGGCATTTCCCTAGGCTGGACAAATGGTTCTTACCGAG AGTTCAACGTACTGTCGAGTACCAAGGCCCATCTGTCATTGGCGAGGGGCTATGAAGCTCGAATGACTTTGTACCCGTCTCAACAGCTTGGTATCTTCACGGCTTTTACCGGAAAACAGTTGAGTTATTCGGCTCAGTCGGCTCTTCATGCCGCCATTGCTGACATCATACTGGACCAAAATACATGGCTAAACACTTCCACCATTTGTTCGTTTCCAGCCCCTTGGGTTTTGGTTCCAAAGGAAATCAAGAGACCCCAACCTAACGATCAACCCAGGCAGTCCAACCTGTATAAGTCTTTCCACGGGGTTTACTATAATGAAATATACGGTAGAATCATTGTGTTCCAGAACACTACCATTGGTGGACTTCAAATGCAGTACGGGCCAATCAGAAGTGCTCTACGGCCAATGTCTTCAAAACCTGTTTTTCATGCTCAGGGCGAAGGAGACTTTTGGTTATTTAAAGTTACTGTTACCTTCCATTTCATTCCAGGGAAAGCAGCGTTTATGACAATTCCAGAATTTGTTCCGAATTCTCCAACCAATCCGATCCGCTTTAAACTGACTAACACCAAAATTCCGAATGAGTATTTGCAATCAGTGCAGACTAGCACGAGTTCAGCTCCTTCTGTGTCTAACGAAAGAATTACACAAGGGGGGAAAACCCAGCCAACACAAACGCCTTCTGTTGGTTCAACACAATTAACTACGGAAAGACTATTAGTCACGGAAAGATCATCAACAGAAGAAGGGCAGACCGTTTCTACATTAGGTACAAGTAAAGCCTCGGCGATAACCTCTACTTCGGACATTCCCAGATCAGGCTCTATGAGTTATGCAACTCTGCCGGAAATAACCAAAGAGTTTCCACACAAAGATACAAGCGCAACTTCCTCAGAGAGCCTCTATCCGGCTACAAGCAAAGTCACATCCTTTTCAACATCTGAAGTGTCCACTTCGGAACCAATCACCCAAACCATTCCACAAACTCAGTTTACCGAGTTTTCCTCAGAATCGAGTTTACCACAGACCAGTTCGGTATCTACGTCATCGACTACGGACAGTGACGTAACGAAGTCGTCTCTGGGATTGGATGACGTTACTTCATTGTCAGCTCATGGAGTCGACACGGTGTCACCACCTACCAGTTACACGGACGATATCACCCAGTCAAGTGAAAGAAGCACTGATATCACGAATTGGGCGTTAAACCCCGACGGGATGACTGTGTCATCGGCAAAAGAAGACGGTGTCAACTGGGCATCGGCAGGCCTACCGCATTCAACACCTGAGTATAAAACAAGTGacgtcaaaaattcaaaatctaGCCCCAAAGATAAAAATGTTGTAAACACGCGAAATAACGGCTGTGGATCCAGAACATTCACTCTAACTTCAAGTGTTGGGTGTATCATGATTTACATTATAGTCATTTATGTCAAATTGTGA
- the LOC135473855 gene encoding zinc finger MYND domain-containing protein 15-like, translated as MDDQSSYVLPQAQSTLTSPPTTPVPLTSPLRDWAEYYSWRGLDVDSPVAQLLSYPLSVYYILTTCLKQDNSKYFESLLRKDTLRILLLGVEKEVELLPVFKELVNLLPWVSIHIDMVGKSISKKCRRKILEDGQLSIALFRGDYHSWDGQEAGIIIGLNAGIAAYRCWQPTLEKILKQNTPSYFTDYCEYFVDITDQTLKGANSGEVTQKRLNPFRAPFRITSEDNYLPWFSNAVIFSVTPR; from the exons ATGGATGACCAGTCCAGTTATGTTCTGCCTCAAGCTCAGTCCACCCTGACAAGCCCACCCACTACTCCTGTCCCTCTCACCTCTCCCTTGAGGGACTGGGCAGAGTACTACAGCTGGAGGGGGCTTGATGTTGACTCCCCTGTGGCGCAGCTTCTCAGTTACCCTTTGTCTGTGTATTACATCCTGACCACATGTTTAAAACAAgaca acTCCAAGTATTTTGAATCTCTATTGAGGAAGGATACACTTAGAATACTCTTGCTTGGAGTTGAAAAAGAGGTGGAATTGTTACCTGTGTTTAAG GAACTTGTGAACTTGTTACCGTGGGTGTCTATACACATTGACATGGTTGGGAAGAGTATATCCAAGAAGTGTCGCAGAAAAATTTTGGAGGATGGACAGTTGAGCATAGCATTATTCAGGGGAGATTACCACAGCTGGGATGGGCAGGAGGCTGGTATCATTATAG GTCTAAATGCTGGGATAGCTGCCTACAGATGTTGGCAACCTACCTTAGAGAAAATACTA AAACAGAATACCCCGTCCTATTTCACTGATTATTGTGAATATTTCGTGGACATAACAGACCAAACTTTGAAAGGAGCTaattcaggggaggtaactcagaAAAGACTAAATCCTTTTCGTGCCCCTTTCCGTATAACGAGTGAGGACAATTATTTGCCATGGTTCAGCAACGCTGTTATTTTCAGTGTGACGCCGAGATGA